ATGGAAACCATTCGAAAACCACATTTTTGGTACAGTGCTAGCTGGTTCACACCTGAATTTCCCGTTCCAATCTCCAGCGTACGGTACCCTTGCTGTTTTGCTTCTTGAATAGCATGCAATACCAGTTGTTTTCCCCATCCTTGTCCATGAGAAGTCTCATCTACAGCGACATTAACAAGTTCCATCGTATCCGGCCTGGTCGGCAGCAAAACGTAAACACCAATGACCTTCCCCTCTTTTTCCAATACATAGCAGGTGCCCCGGGAGGTATAATCTCGGATGAATCTTTGCGATGGATCGGCGAGCAATAATAACTCCATAGGTAATGCTTCTTCTCTACGTAGCTGACGAATCATATTTTTCACTTCCTTATTATCAAATAGGCTTGTTTCTTTCTGGTGTTTCTTCTAATATTAATAATTATACAATGAATATAGTGTACCATTTTTTTAGATTCAAAGGAGAATACCATGGATGTTACTACAGTTGCCTTAACAGTTATAATGATGGGAATTATTTTATTTATTGGCGCATTGGTAGCCTTAAAAAACACGATTACATATGAAGCAAAACAACTGTTCATGAGCGTTATTATTAACGTTGCTGTTCCATTTATTATTTTAAATGGGGTCTTTAACACCGAATTAACGGATGACGTATTGCATCAAGTGGTGCTCATGTTTATTTTCAGCGTCAGTTTCAATATTTCTGCTATTGGTATTTGTTTCTTATTTGCGAAAATTATCGGCTTTTCGCTCACAAAATCAAAACAGATTGCTTTACTTGCCGCTATCGGCAACTCCGGCTTTATTGGTATTCCATTATGCGCTGCCATTTTTGGACCAATAGGCGGCTTACTTGCTGCTATTTTTGATGCAGGGCTGGATGTTGTTGTCTTTTCCCT
The nucleotide sequence above comes from Oceanobacillus timonensis. Encoded proteins:
- a CDS encoding GNAT family N-acetyltransferase, which codes for MIRQLRREEALPMELLLLADPSQRFIRDYTSRGTCYVLEKEGKVIGVYVLLPTRPDTMELVNVAVDETSHGQGWGKQLVLHAIQEAKQQGYRTLEIGTGNSGVNQLALYQKCGFRMVSIDRDFFLRHYEEPIFENGMQVVDMVRLEMDLV